One Leopardus geoffroyi isolate Oge1 chromosome C1, O.geoffroyi_Oge1_pat1.0, whole genome shotgun sequence DNA segment encodes these proteins:
- the MTMR11 gene encoding myotubularin-related protein 11 isoform X6, which yields MWWGGRGQSFNIAPQKEEPEMGHSGPKCVQRTGMLEPRSQQLDGHVASGCLPGEQILAWAPGVRKGLEPELPGTLICTNLRVTFQPCGWQRSQETPLSSEYDFALVNIGRLEAVSGLSRVQLLRPGSPLKFIPEEILIHGRDFRLLRVAFEAGGLEPQAFQVTMAIVQARAQNSQVQQYAGIPLSKAGQSSGSRKPPVPLLETSEDWEAERKKQGARGWRVSTVNERFDIATSLPRYFWVPKRTLDSEVRRAFGHFHQGRGPRLSWHHPGGSDLLRCGGFYTASDPNKEDIRAVESMLQAGHSDVVLVDTVDELPSLADVQLAHLRLRALCLPDSSAAEEKWLSALEGTRWLDYVRSCLRKASDISVLVTSRVRSVVLQERGDRDFNGLLSSLVQLLSVPEARTLLGFQSLVQREWVAAGHPFLTRLGVTGASEEAPVFLLFLDCVWQLLQQFPAEFEFSEFFLLALHDSARVPDTLTFLRDTPWERGKQGGQFNSYTQIYNPGYCQPPAGNSVNSQLSVWDWDLRYNSEQILQFHNPGYDPEHCPDSWLPRQQPSFMVPGPPSSVWLFSRGALTPLNQLCPWRDNPSLLAVSSRWLPRAAISSESLADQEWGLPSHWGACPLPPGLLLPGYLGPQIRLWRRCYLRGRPEVQASQLPQSLASRMSYPIFRSF from the exons ATGTGGTGGGGGGGCCGGGGCCAGAGTTTCAACATCGCCCCCCAGAAGGAGGAGCCAGAGATGGGG CACTCTGGACCAAAGTGTGTCCAGAGGACTGGGATGCTGGAGCCCAGGAGTCAGCAGCTTGACGGTCACGTTGCCTCTGGATGCCTCCCAG GGGAGCAGATCCTAGCATGGGCCccaggggtgaggaaggggctgGAACCTGAATTGCCTGGAACTCTGATCTGCACCAACTTGAGGGTCACCTTCCAGCCCTGTGGATGGCAGCGGAGTCAG GAGACTCCCCTGAGCAGCGAATATGATTTTGCCCTGGTCAACATTGGGCGATTAGAGGCTG tgaGTGGCCTGTCCAGAGTCCAGCTCCTCCGTCCAGGGTCCCCACTTAAATTTATCCCTGAGGAGATTCTCATTCATGGCCGAGACTTCCGGCTGCTCAGAGTTGCTTTTGAGGCTGGAGGACTAGAGCCTCAAGCCTTTCAG GTGACCATGGCCATTGTCCAAGCCAGAGCTCAGAATAGTCAAGTTCAACAGTATGCAGGGATACCCCTGAGCAAGGCTG GCCAGAGTTCAGGGTCCAGAAAACCACCTGTTCCCCTCTTGGAGACATCAGAAGACTGGGAGGCTGAGCGGAAAAAGCAgggggccaggggctggagggtcaGCACCGTCAATGAGAGGTTCGACATAGCCACCAG CCTCCCCCGTTACTTCTGGGTCCCTAAGCGAACCCTGGACAGTGAAGTCAGGAGAGCCTTTGGCCACTTCCATCAGGGCCGTGGACCG CGTCTGTCCTGGCATCACCCTGGGGGCAGTGATCTTCTCCGCTGTGGTGGCTTCTATACAGCCAGCGACCCTAACAAGGAGGATATCAG AGCAGTGGAGTCGATGCTTCAGGCTGGGCATTCAGATGTTGTCCTGGTGGACACCGTGGATGAGCTGCCTAGTCTTGCAGATGTCCAACTTGCCCACTTGAGGCTGAGGGCCCTCTGCCTGCCTG ATTCATCTGCAGCTGAGGAGAAATGGCTCTCAGCCCTGGAAGGAACACGATGGTTGGATTATGTCAG GTCTTGTCTTCGAAAGGCCAGTGACATCTCAGTCCTAGTGACATCCAGGGTTCGCTCTGTAGTACTACAAG AGCGCGGTGATCGTGATTTCAATGGCCTCCTCTCTTCACTCGTCCAGCTGCTTTCAGTCCCTGAAGCCCGAACACTGCTTGGCTTCCAATCACTAGTGCAGCGAGAGTGGGTGGCAGCTGGACACCCCTTCCTGACCCGACTTGGGGTAACTGGAGCCAGTGAAGAG GCTCCAGTGTTTCTCCTCTTCCTTGATTGTGTCTGGCAGCTCCTCCAGCAGTTTCCAGCTGAGTTTGAATTCTCAGAGtttttccttcttgctcttcATGACAGTGCCAGGGTTCCTGACACCCTCACATTCCTGAGAGATACTCCCTGGGAGCGTGGAAAACAGGGTGGACAG TTCAACTCCTATACACAAATCTATAACCCAGGGTACTGCCAACCCCCTGCTGGGAATTCTGTTAACTCGCAGCTATCTGTCTGGGACTGGGATTTACGCTACAACAGTGAACAGATACTACAATTCCATAATCCTGGCTATGACCCAGAACACTGCCCAGATTCCTGGCTTCCCAGACAGCAG ccAAGCTTCATGGTTCCTGGACCCCCCAGTTCTGTGTGGCTCTTCTCCAGAGGGGCCCTGACTCCCCTCAATCAGCTCTGTCCTTGGCGGGACAATCCTTCCCTGCTGGCAGTCTCTTCTCGTTGGCTCCCTCGAGCAGCTATCTCCTCTGAAAGCCTGGCTGATCAGGAGTGGGGGCTCCCCTCACATTGGGGGGCTTGCCCTTTACCCCCGGGGTTGCTGCTGCCTGGATATCTGGGACCCCAGATCAGGCTGTGGAGACGCTGCTACTTGAGGGGAAGGCCTGAGGTCCAG GCCTCTCAGCTCCCACAATCTCTGGCCTCCAGGATGAGCTATCCCATCTTCAGGAGCTTTTAA